One genomic segment of Aminivibrio sp. includes these proteins:
- a CDS encoding glycosyltransferase family 2 protein encodes MSIDLTISLVLFQNKEEQILELLNSFRESTVKWELVVYDNSPTNSLSSLFQGRNIQYLHDPRNIGFGRGHNKAFSHKKNTSEFHLVVNPDISFEPLVLERMIDKMKGNENIGILAPKVLFPDGTLQRTARLLPTPLDFFIRRFCPFSRLQDKINERYEIYSYDYSYPIEIPFISGCFMLLRSKFFKDLGGFDERFFMYTEDIDLTRRMMQLASTVLDPSFSVYHEYERGSHKNCRLLFIFLKSAFQYFNKWGWIFDKERNTCYPKAYKSSE; translated from the coding sequence ATGTCGATTGACCTTACAATATCTCTTGTTTTATTCCAAAATAAAGAGGAGCAAATATTAGAGTTGCTCAATTCTTTCAGGGAAAGCACTGTCAAATGGGAATTAGTTGTATATGATAATTCCCCTACTAATAGTCTTTCTTCCTTGTTTCAAGGAAGAAATATTCAGTATCTACATGATCCACGGAATATTGGCTTCGGCAGAGGGCACAACAAGGCTTTCTCACATAAAAAAAACACCTCAGAATTTCATTTGGTAGTAAACCCGGATATTTCCTTTGAGCCCTTAGTTCTTGAAAGAATGATCGACAAAATGAAAGGAAACGAAAACATAGGAATCCTTGCCCCAAAAGTACTATTTCCTGACGGCACCCTCCAAAGAACAGCACGTCTGTTGCCTACCCCTTTAGATTTTTTTATCCGAAGGTTCTGTCCATTCAGCAGACTTCAGGATAAAATCAATGAACGGTATGAGATTTACTCTTATGATTATAGTTATCCCATAGAAATACCTTTTATTTCAGGTTGTTTTATGCTTTTGCGATCAAAATTTTTTAAAGATCTCGGTGGGTTTGATGAACGTTTTTTCATGTATACTGAAGATATTGATCTAACCAGGCGAATGATGCAACTCGCCAGTACGGTACTTGATCCTTCTTTTTCTGTTTACCATGAGTACGAGAGAGGTTCTCATAAAAACTGCCGTTTGCTCTTTATATTTCTAAAAAGCGCATTTCAGTATTTCAATAAATGGGGTTGGATTTTCGATAAAGAGAGGAATACTTGCTACCCAAAAGCTTACAAATCATCTGAATAA